A genomic window from Quercus lobata isolate SW786 chromosome 10, ValleyOak3.0 Primary Assembly, whole genome shotgun sequence includes:
- the LOC115964123 gene encoding ycf20-like protein isoform X1, with protein sequence MIVVVVVVVVVVVCRESISSYIIYHISYMACRIGGPTILLQQPYLSPTQTECSERPPSFSGKVSKISLNFQTRGHGWKIAFALDTGGIPDNGGQESLNGNGPDLGRTRLGRIVSAGGRQLLDKLNSARKNFPMKIFLLLLGFYTANALATILGQTGDWDVLVAGVVVAAIEGIGMLMYKKPLSTGRLRSFIVMMNYWKAGVCLGLFVDAFKLGS encoded by the exons atgattgttgttgttgttgttgttgtagtagtagtagtttGTAGAGAGAGCATATcttcatatatcatatatcatatatcatatatggcATGTCGAATAGGAGGACCAACAATACTACTACAACAACCATATTTGTCACCAACACAGACTGAATGCTCTGAAAGACCACCGAGTTTTAGTGGCAAAGTTTCGAAGATTTCCTTAAA TTTTCAGACAAGaggacatggatggaaaatagCTTTTGCATTAGACACAGGTGGGATTCCTGATAATGGCGGGCAAGAAAGCCTCAATGGCAATGGCCCCGATCTTGGCCGTACTAGGTTGGGCAGAATAGTGAGTGCAGGTGGTAGACAGCTATTGGACAAGCTGAACTCGGCTAGAAAGAATTTCCCCATGAAGATTTTTCTGCTTCTTTTGGGTTTCTACACAGCAAACGCGCTGGCAACAATCCTTGGCCAAACTGGGGATTGGGATGTACTGGTTGCAGGTGTAGTTGTTGCTGCCATTGAGGGGATTGGTATGCTTATGTACAAAAAGCCTCTATCTACTGGGAGATTGCGGTCTTTCATTGTGATGATGAATTACTGGAAAGCTGGAGTTTGCTTGGGTCTATTTGTGGATGCTTTTAAATTGGGTAGCTGA
- the LOC115965379 gene encoding OVARIAN TUMOR DOMAIN-containing deubiquitinating enzyme 5-like, protein MEDTPEIEDKMSEAISDNASQKKEETRDEMLARHRKEISQLQNKEIELKKAAAKGSKAEQKAKKKHVEEEVSQLSAKLKEKHAKELASLGYSGSDGNGKGNIDTLVKAIAGVSVTSQPDQSKDSKPSKGAKRREKRAQEEAAREQRIQEEQSNIISDRMIENEKLERKLEPLGLTVTEIKPDGHCLYRAVENQLALLSGGSSPYTYQELREMVASYMRKHVSDYIPFFLSENVLEGDSDNSVTERFENYCKEVESTAAWGGQLELGALTHCLRKHIMILSGSFPDVEMGKEYKSNDGNGSSNSSIMLSYHKHAFGLGEHYNSVVPIVV, encoded by the exons ATGGAGGACACTCCAGAAATAGAGGATAAAATGTCTGAAGCAATTTCAGATAATGCGtcacaaaagaaagaggaaacTCGTGATGAAATGCTTGCTAGGCACAG GAAAGAGATATCACAGCTGCAGAACAAGGAAATTGAACTGAAAAAGGCAGCAGCCAAAGGTAGCAAGGCTGAACAGAAAGCTAAGAAGAAGCATGTGGAGGAAGAGGTTTCCCAACTTTCTGctaagcttaaagaaaaacatgcCAAAGAACTTGCTTCATTAGGCTATAGTGGCAGTGATGGAAATGGAAAAGGCAATATTGACACTTTGGTGAAAGCCATTGCTGGGGTTTCTGTTACCAGTCAACCTGACCAATCAAAGGATTCAAAGCCCAGCAAGGGTGCAAAGAGGCGAGAAAAAAGAGCTCAGGAAGAAGCAGCAAGAGAGCAAAGAATCCAAGAAGAGCAGAGCAACATTATAAGTGATCGAATGATTGAAAATGAGAAACTGGAAAGAAAGCTTGAACCCCTTGGTTTGACTGTTACTGAAATAAAGCCAGATGGGCACTGCCTCTACCGAGCTGTTGAGAATCAGTTAGCCCTCCTCTCTGGTGGTTCATCTCCTTATACATACCAAGAGCTTCGAGAAATGGTGGCTTCTTATATGAGGAAACATGTATCTGATTATATCCCATTTTTCCTGTCAGAGAATGTGTTAGAGGGTGATTCTGATAATTCAGTTACAGAGAGATTTGAGAATTACTGCAAAGAAGTGGAGTCAACTGCAGCATGGGGAGGCCAACTAGAGCTCGGTGCTTTAACTCACTGCCTTAGAAAACATATCATGATATTATCGGGGTCCTTTCCTGATGTAGAGATGGGAAAGGAGTACAAATCCAATGATGGGAATGGTTCATCAAATTCAAGTATCATGCTGTCATACCACAAGCATGCTTTTGGGCTCGGTGAGCACTATAATTCTGTGGTGCCCATTGTAGTCTAA
- the LOC115964123 gene encoding ycf20-like protein isoform X2 has product MACRIGGPTILLQQPYLSPTQTECSERPPSFSGKVSKISLNFQTRGHGWKIAFALDTGGIPDNGGQESLNGNGPDLGRTRLGRIVSAGGRQLLDKLNSARKNFPMKIFLLLLGFYTANALATILGQTGDWDVLVAGVVVAAIEGIGMLMYKKPLSTGRLRSFIVMMNYWKAGVCLGLFVDAFKLGS; this is encoded by the exons atggcATGTCGAATAGGAGGACCAACAATACTACTACAACAACCATATTTGTCACCAACACAGACTGAATGCTCTGAAAGACCACCGAGTTTTAGTGGCAAAGTTTCGAAGATTTCCTTAAA TTTTCAGACAAGaggacatggatggaaaatagCTTTTGCATTAGACACAGGTGGGATTCCTGATAATGGCGGGCAAGAAAGCCTCAATGGCAATGGCCCCGATCTTGGCCGTACTAGGTTGGGCAGAATAGTGAGTGCAGGTGGTAGACAGCTATTGGACAAGCTGAACTCGGCTAGAAAGAATTTCCCCATGAAGATTTTTCTGCTTCTTTTGGGTTTCTACACAGCAAACGCGCTGGCAACAATCCTTGGCCAAACTGGGGATTGGGATGTACTGGTTGCAGGTGTAGTTGTTGCTGCCATTGAGGGGATTGGTATGCTTATGTACAAAAAGCCTCTATCTACTGGGAGATTGCGGTCTTTCATTGTGATGATGAATTACTGGAAAGCTGGAGTTTGCTTGGGTCTATTTGTGGATGCTTTTAAATTGGGTAGCTGA